In Aegilops tauschii subsp. strangulata cultivar AL8/78 chromosome 3, Aet v6.0, whole genome shotgun sequence, one genomic interval encodes:
- the LOC109735723 gene encoding uncharacterized protein → MRGRCRLLKTDAVGSPETDRPRPTTSRSLFRLSRSLSLLPHSHAPLPFAPLLSGRRRPPSVTVSWSDSESTYGSGAQYISSDASPLKIPATIDEPSFEGLADDLNVICEHGNPGRNIPILVLGFVVTVHVLGFIVTAHVPGFIVTEFSSRGVGNCGLVQWVDEHWPEHLQNAIHKLWLMYEHSQHDNKMACLEHSSTVHNLAQQKKELQETYEKLVEDVNNLLDYKDSQPEVNQKNDAENISVSVESSMTKDAEIKKLKAVVDQLKQIHVAQATVIRNLKFNHLKEKEKLTSDKRTLEICYADLKKEKDDLKKEKDKLDCCIAELMKVKEKLTMEKSTLASCIVELKTAGDSNKRKLHQIKAIHDED, encoded by the exons ATGCGCGGACGGTGCCGTTTGCTTAAGACAGACGCGGTCGGGTCGCCAGAGACAGACCGCCCGCGCCCGACCACATCTCGCTCGCTCTTTCGGCTCTCACGCTCGCTCTCTCTGCTCCCACACTCGCACGCTCCCCTCCCATttgctcctctcctctccggtcgccgccggccgccgtcCGTCACGGTGTCCTGGAGCGACAGTGAGAGCACTTACGGCTCCGGCGCGCAGTACATCTCCTCCGACGCCTCCCCTCTCAAG ATCCCAGCTACAATTGATGAGCCGTCGTTCGAGGGTCTTGCTGACGACTTGAATGTGATTTGTGAGCATGGGAATCCAGGGAGGAA CATTCCAATTCTTGTTCTAGGGTTTGTAGTTACTGTTCATGTTCTAGGGTTCATAGTTACTGCTCATGTTCCAGGGTTCATAGTTACTGAATTTAGTTCTAGG gGTGTTGGAAATTGTGGATTAGTGCAGTGGGTAGATGAGCATTGGCCAGAGCATCTGCAGAATGCTATTCATAAGCTGTGGCTTATGTATGAGCATAGCCAGCATGATAACAAGATGGCATGCCTGGAGCATTCAAGCACTGTACACAATCTCGCACAGCAGAAAAAAGAGTTGCAGGAGACATATGAGAAGCTTGTTGAAGATGTGAACAACCTCTTGGATTATAAGGATAGCCAGCCTGAGGTAAACCAGAAGAATGATGCTGAGAACATTTCAGTTAGTGTGGAAAGCAGCATGACAAAGGATGCTGAGATCAAAAAATTAAAGGCTGTTGTTGACCAGTTAAAGCAAATTCATGTAGCTCAAGCCACTGTCATTAGGAATTTGAAGTTCAACCATCTTAAAGAGAAGGAAAAGTTGACCTCTGATAAGAGGACTTTGGAGATTTGCTATGCTGACCTGAAGAAAGAGAAGGATGACCTGAAGAAAGAGAAGGATAAGCTGGATTGTTGCATTGCTGAGCTGATGAAAGTGAAGGAGAAGTTGACCATGGAGAAGAGTACTCTTGCTTCCTGCATTGTTGAGCTCAAGACAGCAGGTGATAGCAACAAGAGGAAGCTTCACCAGATTAAGGCTATTCATGATGAGGACTAA